In a single window of the Papaver somniferum cultivar HN1 chromosome 8, ASM357369v1, whole genome shotgun sequence genome:
- the LOC113302278 gene encoding sodium/calcium exchanger NCL2-like — MISKEEFVNGFAKWLAKNKNTVTSQRSYSQKFVDNLYQEKMVEYAKNKLLIQEILKYFQNNTIGKLISDKGVPNISILQRLFEKVDLDHDNRLSHSELKKLVEAIQFGTVNLNVDVAVEELIEELDTDGDHLINKEEFVEGLSKFLIANSNKDTWPETDKVEEVPLAITVVEKEKNSASRGVENEEKTSTSNKGTDEEEALALTSKGAIDKSWKTSCKAGFLLMLRILIITLLAEPLIEVVQDFSNSTNIPSFFVSFVLLPLATNSRKAVSAIKAARRKKSRTMSLTFSEIYGSVYMNNVLGLTALLVIVYARDLKWEFTAEVLVVLIVCVVMGLIASFRTEFPLRTSYLAYVLYPLSLTMVYILNYVLHWH, encoded by the exons ATGATTTCAAAGGAGGAATTTGTTAATGGGTTTGCAAAATGGCTTGCTAAGAATAAGAACACAGTTACCAGCCAAAGATCTTATTCACAAAAGTTTGTGGACAACTTGTACCAG GAGAAAATGGTTGAATATGCTAAAAATAAGTTGTTAATACAAGAAATACTCAAATACTTCCAGAACAATACAATAGGAAAGCTTATCAGCGATAAGGGAGTGCCAAACATATCAATCCTGCAAAG GTTATTTGAGAAAGTTGATCTTGATCACGACAATCGTTTATCACATTCAGAATTAAAAAAATTGGTTGAAGCTATCCAGTTTGGGACCGTCAATTTGAATGTAGATGTTGCAGTGGAGGAATTAATTGAAGAGTTAGATACAGATGGTGATCATTTGATTAATAAGGAGGAGTTTGTTGAAGGGTTATCAAAATTTCTCATTGCCAACTCGAACAAA GACACGTGGCCAGAAACTGACAAAGTGGAGGAGGTACCGTTGGCAATCACAGTtgtagagaaagaaaaaaattcgGCATCAAGAGGAGTAGAGAATGAAGAGAAAACCTCCACATCAAATAAAGGAACGGACGAAGAGGAAGCACTGGCGCTGACATCAAAAGGAGCCATTGATAAGTCGTGGAAAACAAGCTGTAAAGCTGGGTTTCTGTTGATGCTAAGAATTTTGATTATTACCCTACTTGCTGAACCTCTTATAGAAGTTGTTCAAGATTTCTCCAATTCCACAAACATCCCATCTTTTTTCGTATCATTTGTTTTACTACCTTTGGCTACTAACTCCAGAAAGGCGGTTTCTGCTATCAAGGCAGCAAGGCGCAAGAAGTCCCGTACCATGTCTTTGACATTTTCCGAG ATTTATGGTTCAGTGTATATGAACAATGTGTTGGGGTTGACTGCACTTCTAGTAATTGTATACGCAAGAGATTTGAAATGGGAGTTCACCGCTGAAGTTTTGGTTGTTCTCATCGTTTGTGTTGTGATGGGTCTCATTGCCAGTTTCCGCACTGAATTCCCACTCCGGACATCTTATCTAGCATACGTTTTGTACCCATTGTCTTTAACGATGGTTTATATTCTCAATTATGTCCTCCACTGGCATTGA
- the LOC113302277 gene encoding pentatricopeptide repeat-containing protein At1g61870, mitochondrial-like: MAYLSRLRFSSLLNHRRYFSSILNPDSSTPLTSKQKSKAALSLLKSEKNPEKILDICRAASLHPDYPLDRTAFVVAISKLTDSKSFEGIRCYLEELKARPDLKNERFHCNAIVYYGRAGMLDHSIKTFQEMGDLGITATTKSLNSLLSACIASKKYDEVNRIFLEYPDSYNLKPDVDTYNAVIKGFCESGSSNSVYSLLDEMEKKGCKPNSTTFGTIFTGIYKEKKFEDVEKVLEIMKKHGVSQGVAIYNIRILGLCKYKSASEGKALFEEMLLRGVKPNAVSFHHLIHGFSKERKFEEAKRLLNDMAKHGCAPNNDCYFSLVYYLCQGGDFVGALEFCKESMSKGWFPNFSTMKMLVNGLVSSSKVDEAKDLIGQVKEKFPNKADQWKDIEEGLPQ, translated from the coding sequence ATGGCATATCTTTCTCGTCTTCGTTTCAGTTCTTTACTTAACCACCGTCGTTACTTCTCATCAATTCTGAATCCAGATTCATCAACTCCATTAACcagtaaacaaaaatcaaaagccGCTTTATCACTCCTTAAATCAGAAAAAAACCCAGAAAAAATCCTCGATATTTGTCGTGCTGCTTCTCTCCATCCTGATTACCCTCTCGATCGAACCGCTTTCGTAGTCGCAATCTCCAAACTGACTGATTCAAAATCATTTGAAGGAATCCGTTGCTACTTAGAAGAATTAAAAGCTCGTCCTGATCTTAAAAATGAACGTTTTCATTGTAATGCTATTGTTTACTATGGTCGCGCTGGGATGCTTGATCATTCCATCAAGACATTTCAAGAGATGGGGGATCTTGGTATCACTGCGACAACAAAATCTTTGAATTCTCTACTTTCGGCTTGCATTGCTTCCAAAAAGTATGATGAGGTGAATCGTATTTTCCTTGAGTATCCTGATAGTTATAATCTAAAACCCGATGTTGATACATATAATGCTGTGATTAAGGGTTTTTGTGAGTCTGGTTCTAGTAATTCTgtttattcattgttagatgaaatggagaaaaaaggGTGTAAGCCTAATAGTACTACTTTTGGGACTATATTTACTGGGATTTacaaagagaaaaagtttgaagatGTTGAGAAAGTATTAGAAATTATGAAGAAACATGGTGTGTCTCAGGGTGTTGCTATTTATAATATTAGGATTCTTGGTTTATGTAAATATAAGAGCGCTTCTGAAGGGAAAGCTTTGTTTGAAGAAATGCTGTTAAGAGGTGTAAAACCGAATGCGGTGTCTTTTCACCATCTTATCCATGGGTTTAGCAAGGAACGTAAATTCGAGGAAGCAAAGAGGTTGCTTAATGATATGGCAAAGCATGGTTGTGCCCCTAATAATGATTGTTATTTTAGCTTAGTTTATTATCTATGCCAAGGAGGTGATTTCGTAGGCGCATTAGAGTTCTGTAAGGAGAGTATGTCTAAAGGATGGTTTCCAAATTTCTCGACTATGAAGATGCTTGTTAATGGACTTGTAAGTAGTTCAAAGGTCGATGAAGCTAAGGATCTTATTGGACAAGTAAAGGAGAAATTCCCAAACAAAGCTGATCAGTGGAAGGACATCGAAGAGGGATTACCGCAGTAA